The Coregonus clupeaformis isolate EN_2021a chromosome 6, ASM2061545v1, whole genome shotgun sequence genome has a segment encoding these proteins:
- the LOC121568434 gene encoding E3 ubiquitin-protein ligase TRIM50-like: MDFRESLLSLEDQLRCPVCLEVFAEPLMLQCGHSYCRCCVCSMSMDPQGQLQCPECRCAVDGDSPPPNVGLARIVDALRELSGPERAQPETCPEHHNPLSLYCEEDQMVICGLCGSIGAHRSHKITPVSSIYSRMKWRRRVLYPTFKRLRSEKQNVPLVQSFSNSGARPPGRARSDA, encoded by the exons ATGGACTTTAGAGAGAGCCTTCTTTCCCTGGAGGACCAGCTGAGGTGTCCAGTGTGTCTGGAAGTCTTCGCTGAGCCTCTGATGTTACAGTGCGGCCACTCCTACTGCCGGTGCTGCGTGTGTTCTATGAGCATGGACCCCCAGGGCCAACTGCAATGTCCTGAGTGCCGCTGTGCCGTGGATGGGGACAGCCCTCCGCCCAATGTTGGCCTGGCCAGGATCGTGGATGCGCTGCGGGAGctgagtgggccagagagggctCAGCCAGAGACATGCCCTGAGCACCACAACCCCCTGAGTCTCTACTGTGAGGAGGACCAGATGGTCATCTGTGGGCTATGTGGAAGCATCGGGGCTCACCGCAGCCACAAGATCACCCCAGTCAGCAGCATCTACAGCCGCATGAAA TGGAGACGACGTGTCCTGTACCCCACTTTCAAAAGGCTCCGATCAGAGAAGCAGAATGTTCCTCTAGTgcagtccttctcaaatagtggggcgcgcccccCTGGGAGGGCTCGGAGCGATGCGTGA